From the Anguilla rostrata isolate EN2019 chromosome 12, ASM1855537v3, whole genome shotgun sequence genome, the window TATGCAATTTTTCAACTATAATGGATACGGGCATCAACACTGTTTTTTAGGGTGATGCCCTAATCCACTGTGATTTAGATAGAATTCAATGTTACAgtgaaaattataaataattactcAGTAAGCACAGTTTAAGATACAACACACAACCTACAACCTAAAAGGCCGCaacaaaatataacattcaGTCACTTAAATGCCCTTCAATCAGCAGAACAGATTATTTTCATGGTGAACACTGATGTGGAATGTGAAAGACCTCCTCATTTTTATGCTGGCCACAAAAATCTGGGAAAGGCATATACCATTATCAAGACTGCGAGGATGTGGTTATTGGGGAAAACTGAATGGATTGTTAACATGGAGGCTGAATGGAAATTAAGCTGGTTGCTAGCTGGTGTACTATCAACCCTCTGGCTTCCTTCCATCAGGTCATGGAGCACCTGAGAAAAGTGAACTTCTCCAGGAACGGGTACAAAGTCTCCTTTGATGCCAATGGGGACCCGGTGGCCATTTATGAGTTGGTGAACTGGCAGACGATGAGGGATGGGCACATGGAGTTTGTGACTGTGGGCCACTATGATGTATCTGCTCCAGATGGACAGGTGTTGATCATTAACAAGAACATTACCTGGGCAGTTGGCCAGCCAAAGgtaatttcacattcaaatgtgatttcatgTCCAGATATGGGGTGTGGTGGACATTCTCTAGATCTCCAAGTTTGAAGAGTCAAATAGACTTTcacacaatattcagttcaaacatttatttggccaaataggagagttcacacaaagaaaacaacataGTTTCTGCATGAACATAGTTTCTGTAGCTTAGAATAATTTTTCTATCACAGTCccctcttttttcattttatgataataaagaaaagtaaagaaaaattcACACTAAGGAAACTTAACAtatagagaaaaataaaaagaaagagaaaataaaaaggtacaAGATTGGCTATGTCTTGTCTAACATGAGACATGAACTCATGTCGTCTAACATTAGTTCATGTCAGAGTTGGCTCCATGTCTGTTGCTGTTATATTTGTTTGAaggtgcctgtgtcagtgtgcagtgcgAGTTGTCCCCCAGGCACCCGGAAGGCCATGCAGAGAGGAAGGCCTGTCTGCTGCTATGactgtgtgccctgtgctgagGGAGAAATCAGTAATGCTACAGGTACAGAGAAGCAGGGATAATTAGCTATATGTAGCACAGTAAATATATCACATTTAGCAAAGGTAaatgttgaatatttatttttttcggaAGGTATTTTACAGGCTTTTAGATGTTGAAAACTAGAGTCACATGTTTCAATCCCACAGCCCTCAGCCCTGTTTTTCATGCCCTGACCACTTCTGCACACTCCTGAATAATGaggttttctctcttttttgcagATTCCCTGGACTGTATAACCTGTCCAGATGACTACTGGCCGAATGCTGAGAAGGATGCATGTGTACTCAAACCTGTTGAGTTCTTGTCCTTCCACGAGGTTCTGGGGATCATTCTTGCAGCTTGTTCTGTGACTGGGGCCTGCATGGCCTTCATGGTGGCTGTCGTGTTTTACCGACACAGGGATACTCCCATTGTGAAAGCCAACAACTCAGAGCTGAGCTTCATGCTGGtcttttcactgaaactgtgtttcctttgctctcttacctTCATCGGCCGGCCCTCTGATTGGTCCTGTATGCTGCGCCACACTGCGTTTGGGATCACCTTTGTCCTCTGTATCTCCTGTGTTCTGGGGAAAACACTAGTGGTGTTAATGGCCTTCAGGGCTACACTTCCAGGCAGTAATGTCATGAAGTGGTTTGGGCCTCTGCACCAGAGAAtgagtgttcttgctttcactctcatacaggtccttatttgtgtgctttggttaaCAACATGTCCTCCTTTTCCAAACAAGAACATGAAgcactacaaagaaaagatcattctagaatgtgatgtAGGATCAGCACTGGGGTTCTGGGCTGTACTGGGTTATATTGGGCTCCTCTCTATATTGTGCtttattttagcttttctgGCTCGTAAGCTGCCTGACAACTTCAATGAAGccaaattcatcacattcagcatgctcatattctgtgcagtctggatcacCTTTATACCAGCATATGTCAGCTCACCTGGAaagttcactgtagctgtggagatCTTTGCTATTTTAGCTTCCAGCTTTGGTTTGAtcgtttgcatttttttcccaaaatgctTCATAATATTGTTTCGGCCTGAGCAAAATACCAAAAAGCACATGATGGGGAAAATGCCGTCAAAATCCTTTTGAAGCACATGAAGAAATGTCAGTAATTTCTTCAGTAATGttgattatatttaaaatgttcttctgctgtatatttctttaaattttttgaGGACCATATTTCTTATctgtaatattaatttattttttatctgtaatATTTAAATCCCTCAGGGACCCTCAGGGATTTcttttcaggaaaataaaacatttacgAATCAGGGTGTTAGTGTTTCTGTGTAATTGTTCAGTCCTTACTGAAAATTCAGTAAGCAAAGTAGCAAGATTGGAACTTGACTTGCAAGTACCAAGGAGAACAAAGCCTATGCCTGCAGAGTGCTGTTGCTGGAGGGCAGGCAGAGTCAGAGCTGCAGAGGGGAGCTGGAGGTGTGGCTGAAAGAGAGAAGATGGGTCACGTTAAATGACAAAATTTGATTGATGGTTAATAGGCCAATAAGGTCAGTTAATtattaattgtacattttttattattattttactactAATTTTTGTTAGCATTTATTGTTGGGGTtcatggtgtgtctgtgtgtgtgtgccattttatttttaatcagttcTGTGAAGGGAAAGTGCTATGTTGGtgctttttaaacatgttttaaaaaggtgGTTTCCTGTAAAAGTGCTTGAGtcagttttcacttttttttgtttgcaaaaccATCCGACTCAAATACATcaacaagaaataaataaaagttttaagcAAAGCGTACAATCGTTAAATGTTTATTGTATTGCAATGTGTTAGTTGGTTTGTAAATTTGGCTATGAGTAAATAGCATAGATTTAAGCAAAGTAAATGTGTGTTCAATttgcaaaacaattttcaaaaataaataaataatacaagttAATGTTGTCTATGCCGTGTGGACTAAATTATCTGGCTATGTGAAAAGAGTATTCATttggggggcgacatagctcaggaggtaagaccgattgtctggcagtcggagggttgccggttcaaaccccgccctaggcgtgtcgaagtgtccttgagcaagacacctaacccctaatccctaactgctctggcgaatgagaggcatcaattgtaaagcgctttggataaaagcgctatataaatgcagtccatttacgaTTTAAATTAGTTTGTTGTAGAGATAGGAACAAAAATACTCACGGCTGAATTTGAACAGACAAATTCTTATGAGGTGTTTGCCGTTCTGTCACCGATGTGTAACTGACCAAGCAGATTGGACACTGGAATCAGCGGCCTGAGGCGAGTACGACGAGCCATGAATGCAGGCAGTCACATCCTTCCATGTAATGACGGCGTCCTGGAGGAACACTTtttcagtaaagtgtagaatagtattttaattgaaaacaaatacatatttaaccCAGTTCTGCTGTTGACATGGTTCATCTGGCAAAACACTTTATTTTCCCTTGGCACCCTCTGAACAATTTTTTCTGGATTATTATTTCATCCATCCATAAACTATACGGACTTATTCtagtcagggtcgcagggggtgctggagcctatcccagcatgcattggacaagaggcaagaatacaccctggacaggtcggcAATCAATGGCAGGGCAtgcacatcattcactcaccatttactcacatacgcatacatatgggcagtttagtgtctccaattagcctacctgcatgtctttggactgtgggaggaaactggagtacccagaggaaacccacgcagacacaggaaGAACTAGATTACAGTTTAATTCACAAATTAAGTCAACTACTAAGAACCAAAGGTCCCATAGGAATATACTTGGGAATTTTTATAGCCCTTGGTGCTATAAAAAGTTGTAAAAGCAGGAAGTTAAACGTGGGTCCAGTTATTTTCCaactatattttaattttaaaaataataggcTATGTCTTATATCTATCTATGttatttttaaccaaaataaCATTGTGAAAACGTCCCATATATGGGGTCAAGAAAGATTCCTGTTCTGTTATGAGAAGACAGTAGTCAATAACAAGCTGTTATAAAAaagtgcacacatttttaatgcaagtACTGTAtgttatattgtaaaataaactaCACATTTTCGCATACAGTAAGTAGGCTATTGGTAAATAAGCCATTGTATAATCACAATGTATATAGGTCTGTAGCCCCCATGCTATATTTTTGACACATTAGATTGTAGgctaattattatattattttatataatagaTGGAAGCATTCGAACTAAATCTAACACGTGACTGCTTCTAAACATAGCTGTCAATGATCATCTGTCCTTAATTAGGGCCAATTACTGTATCAGgttattgaggtggtgcaaagGGGATAACTGTTTGAGAAAGGCCTTGACAACGGCTACCGCGACCTCTAGCtggcggaggactgaagtaccatgcgAGAAAACAAAGGGAGACAAACTGGCCGCCCTCCTCATGAAAGATTTCATGAGTCTAAGTCACTTAAAAGCTCCTTATAAACATGTCTTGCCAACCATTCCCTTTCAAAGACACTGTGTGCCTTTCTACAATAAATGGCAGACAAAATACAGTATCAGGACACTTACCCTGTCCAGAATGTTAACCATGAGCATGCTGGCGATGGGTGGCGGCAGCTTTTGGCTGAAGAGGGCAGGGGACACGAGGCCTCGGGAGTACCCACAGCAAGAGGTGGTGAGGCACCCTGTGGACGGAAAAAACTGAATGtgcaaaaatgaattgtatAGCAGAGATATGACTGGAATAAATGTCCAGTTTTCCAACACTGTCTTTTGTTCGGTGTTCTaatatgttaatatttatttgtggtAGCCATAATATACACAAAATGAACCAGTCCAGTCCATGCGATTGCAAGACATAAATACTTTGCTCTCACCCTTGTCCCACATTACCACACCAGGTGTCCATGCATATCCAGAGGATGCACAGTTTGGACTAGTCTGGCACTTATATATGAGCAATCATTACTTATGAAAAACATGGCAGCTTTAGGTCAATTAATTTTTATCCTGACATAAATAATTgagtttttcataattttcatttaatccTGTGGGCTGTAAATATGATTTATGTAATATGTGGCCCAATATAATTACGGTCAAATTATGTAATGTGGCAATTTTGATCCAGCAGAGAGTTGACACTGATGGTAATTATTTCTGCATAAATTTCAGGGAGCAAAATTATTCAGGTGTAAGTAAATATACAGCACACTCCTCAGTTCAGTTTTACAATCGTGTGTGGTTGAGTATGCCGGTATGGTGACAAGAGGATTCTTATGAGGATTGgagactaaataaaaaaattgaatcaTGACCATTGGTAATTTTGTAAATAATATATAGCCCCTCCTCTACATGTTTTCCCCAAGAAGGGAATGCCTCTCGCTCTCAGAGGGTTGTGCTCCAGGAGGGTATTTAAACATGAGAGAGTGCCACATCCTGTCCTGAAAGCATAGAGGCGATGTGGAGCACAATGGTTCTGGCACTGATGGCTGGAGATCTCACCCTGGCAAAGGGAAGTTCAGAGTCAGGGTGCACACTGCAGGGGACCCCCAGGCATGCTTCATTCTCCGAACCTGGGGACTTTGTGATCGGAGGCTTTTTTAACATCCACTACAATGTGATCACCACTGACAACAACTACACCAGCCGACCCAAAGCGCCACACTGTACAGGGAGGTAAGTGAAGAGAGGAAGAAATCTCTGAAATGTGGAGGCCTGTGGACATATAATGTGAATCTAGGagatacatacataaatataaacaaaacacatcatACAAAGCATTACGCACATGAACTGCAGAAtgcaaatatattgtaatatatattgTTCTACATATATTATGGTTTTGTAATAGATTGTAATGAAGATTTACTCTTCACTTTAAAAACTTGttaagtttgttttcttttcttttattttgtaaaatgtatgtatgtttcgGGTGCTATTTTATtcttgcacacattatttacaggaatattattttgattatttcacacattatttaccATCTGTTTCACATTCAAATTAAGCCGGTACACATGCTTTGGGCAATCAAGTATTCTCTTAtaaaacatatacaaatatatttagcaatttcataaatattaagtTCTTTAATTCTAGAAGtctaataaatataaaatatagagACAAAATGGAACCATTCATTATAACTCCAAGAGCACCTTCTGCCAAAATCTGTTGATCTTTCTCGCTTACTGCTCTTGCTTCATGCTCCACTCATTTTTATTATCTAAATATAGAACATGTCTAATTAAATGaaagttatatttttacattcctGTCTTTGGACAACTTCTTGCATGTCCTGATATGTTATGTTCACACCATATTGTTGTTCAAAACAGTTTAGATTTCCGGGAAGTGCGCTTTGCTAGAACCATGGTTTTTGCCATCAAGGAAATCAACAACAGCTCAGAGCTCCTGCCAGGTGTAACTCTGGGCTACCAGATCCATGACTCTTGTGCCTCTGTGCCAGTGGCTGTGAAGGTGGTGTTCCAGCTGGTTAATGGCATTGAGCCAGTCTTCTTTCCCAACCAGTCCTGCTCAGAATCTACCACTGTGCATGCTGTTGTGGGCGACTCTAGCTCCACTTCTTCCATCGCCATGTCCAGAATTCTAGGACCATTCGGCATCCCCCAGGTGAGCTCCTCCTGCCCAGTCCTCGTGTGCATGTTCCaatatattatcattatatAACCCCTGCACtcataaatgtatttgacaTAAATCGGAGAGATTAGCTATTAATATAGAATATACaataagtaaatatttttagtAATAAGTAATTTTAGTTATCTGTAAATAGAGATCTTATCATTACCCAAATTAGCCacaatatattttgcattcagATTCATACTTCTGAAAAACTTGATGAATGGCTGCATGTATTTGTGCACAGTGCTAATGTATTAGTactgaatagataaataaatacagtgccGTTCGTAAGCGtttgcacagggacacacattTTGTTGTCTTGGCTATCAACTCTAGCACAAtcgatttgaaatgaaacaatgaatatgagtttAAAGAGCTGAATGTaagctttaatttgtgggtcTTTACATTCACATCGAGTTATCAGTGTGGGAAGTACAGCCCTTTTGTGCACATTTCTtgcattttaggggaccaaaagtattTGTACAAATTAACATCATATTAATTAAGGACAACATATTTAGTCCTTGGTTACAAATCGTTCGCAGTGAAAAACTGTATTTTCGCTGATGATGCAAAATTAACTTGACAATTCGCACTTCAACTACATActcaatgtttcatttcaaatccaatttgctggagctgaaaaaatatatatatcacagtccaaatacttacaaaCTACACTGTAGATAGGCATCTAGAGAGATATTTTGATTTACTAATATTCATGGCTATAATAATGTTACAATCACTATTAAAGTATGCATCTTTTCTTTCATGGAGCTGTAGGTGAGCCACTATGCCACATGTGCCTGTCTTAGTGACAAGCTGCAGTACCCCACCTTCTCCAGGACCATCCCCAGTGATTACTACCAGGCCGCTGCCCTGGCTAGACTAGTCAAGCATTTTGGCTGGACTTGGATCGGAGCGGTGCGGAGCGACACAGACTATGGGAACAACGGGATGGCCGCCTTCCTGCAGGCTGCACAGGCAGAGGGCATCTGCGTGGAGTACTCAGAGGCGCTCTATAGGACCAACCCTCGCGCAAAAGTGCGACGTGTGGCAGAGGTCATCAGCAGGTCCACGGCCCGTGTTGTTGTGGCGTTCATTTCCCCTGGCGACATGCTCGTATTGCTGTCAGAGCTGGAAGGCAGGCTGATGGCACCGCTACAGTGGATTGGGAGTGAGGACTGGGTCACTGACCGCATGATGTCGAATTTTCGTCTGTTTGCCGGTGCAATCGGCTTCGGCATCCCCCGCTCAGTCATTCCAGGGCTGCGAGACTTCCTGTTGGACCTGGGGCCGGCACAGGTTTCCCACTCACCACTCCTCACAGAGTTCTGGGAGAGCGCTTTCGGCTGCAGCCTGGGGGGAAGTCAGACTGCAGCGGGCCAGAAAACATGCGATGGAAACCAAAATCTGCAAGATCTGCAGAACCCCTACACAGACACATCTCACCTGCGCATCTCCAACATGGTATACAAGGCTGTGTATGCAATAGCCCATGCCATACACGGCATCATCTGCACAGACGAACCTAACACTCCACCTCACTGCAACGCAAGTATCCGGGTTGTACCATGTCAGGTGAACGGTCCATTATGCAATTTTTCAACTATAATGGATACGGGCATCAACACTGTTTTTTAGGGTGATGCCCTAATCCACTGTGATTTAGATAGAATTCAATGTTACAgtgaaaattataaataattactcAGTAAGCACAGTTTAAGatacaacacacaacatacaacCTAAAAGGCCGCaacaaaatataacattcaGTCACTTAAATGCCCTTCAATCAGCAGAACAGATTATTTTCATGGTGAACACTGATGTGGAATGTGAAAGACCTCCTCATTTTTATGCTGGCCACAAAAATCTGGGAAAGGCATATACCATTATCAAGACTGCGAGGACGTGGTTATTGGGGAAAACTGAATGGATTGTTAACATGGAGGCTGAATGGAAATTAAGCTGGTTGCTAGCTGGTGTACTATCAACCCTCTGGCTTCCTTTCATCAGGTCACGGAGCGCCTGAGAAAAGTGAACTTCTCCAGGAACGGGTACAAAGTCTCCTTTGATGCCAATGGGGACCCAGTGGCCATTTATGAGTTGGTGAACTGGCAGATGATGAGGGATGGGCACATGGAGTTTGTGACTGTGGGCCACTATGATGTATCTGCTCCAGATGGACAGGTGTTGATCATTAACAAGAACATTACCTGGGCAGTTGGCCAGCCACAGgtaatttcacattcaaatgtgatttcatgTCCAGATATGGGGTGTGGTGGACATTCTCTAGATCTCCAAGTTCGAAGAGTCAAATAGACTTTcacacaatattcagttcaaccatttatttggccaaataggagagttcacacagagaaaaaaacatagtTTCTGCATGAAGGCTCTCTGAACACTAGAGAGCCTTCTCTTTTATAAGCTTACACTTCGTAGGTGTGTCTCGCATAAAGTATaatcttctccccctcccttatATCCTTCGGTTCAGCACAACACATCTTTtaagggaggggtgagaggtacatttgtaattttccGTTTACTGTTTCTTATTGCTGTAGCTAAGAATAATTTTTCTATCACAGTCCCctcttttatcattttatgataacaaagaaaagtaaagaaaaattcACACTAAGGAAACTTAACATATAGAGATaaatcaaaagaaagaaaaaataaaaaggtacaaGACTGGCTATGTCTTGTCTAACATGAGACATGAACTCATGTCGTCTAACATTAGTTCATGTCAGAGTTGGCTCCATGTCTGTTGCTGTTATATTTGTTTGAAGGTGCCcgtgtcagtgtgcagtgcaaGTTGTCCTCCTAGCACTCGgaaggctgtgcagagaggaaggcctgtctgctgctatgactgtgtgccctgtgctgagGGAGAAATTAGCAATGCTACAGGTACCGAGAAACAAGGGATAATTAGCTATATGTAGCACATTAAATATATCACATTTAGCAAAAGTAaatgttgaatatttatttttttagtaatgTATTTTACAGGCTTTTAGATGTTGAAAActagtcacatgttccaatccCACAGCCCTGAGCCCTGTTTTTCATGCCCTGACCACTTCTGCACACTCCTGAATTAATGaggttttctctcttttttgcagATTCCCTGGACTGTATAACCTGTCCAGCTGACTACTGGCCGAATGCTGAGAAGGATGCATGTGTACTCAAACCTGTTGAGTTCTTGTCCTTCCACGAGGTTCTGGGGATCATTCTGGCAGCTTGTTCTGTGACTGGGGCCTGCATGGCCTTCATGGTGGCTGTCGTGTTTTACAGACACAGGGATACTCCCATTGTGAAAGCCAACAACTCAGAGCTGAGCTTCATGCTGGtcttttcattgaaactgtgtttcctttgctctcttacctTCATTGGCCAGCCCTCTGATTGGTCCTGTATGCTGCGCCACACTGCATTTGGGATcacctttgtcctctgcatctccTGTGTTCTGGGGAAAACACTAGTGGTGTTAATGGCCTTCAGGGCTACACTTCCAGGCAGTAATGTCATGAAGTGGTTTGGGCCTCTGCACCAGAGAAtgagtgttcttgctttcactctcatacaggttctaatttgtgtgttttggttaACAACATGTCCTCCttttccaaacaaaaacatgaagcactacaaagaaaagatcattctagaatgtgatgtaggatcaacagtggggttctgggctgtgctgggttataTTGGACTCCTCTCTatattgtgctttgttttagcttttctggCTCGTAAGCTGCCTGACAACTTCAATGAAGccaaattcatcacattcagcatgctcatattctgtgcagtctggatcacCTTTATACCAGCATATGTCAGTTCACCTGGAAAGTTCACTGTGGCTGTGGAAATCTTTGCTATTTTAGCTTCCAGCTTTGGTTTGAtcgtttgcatttttttcccaaaatgctTCATAATATTGTTTCGGCCTGAGCAAAATACCAAAAAGCACATGATGGGGAAAATGCCGTCAAAATCCTTTTGAAGCACATGAAGAAATGTCAGTAATTTCTTCAGTAATGttgattatatttaaaatgttcttctgcTGTATATTTCTTTAAGTGAAAAAGTTTATGTCTCTAAATTTTTTGAAGACCATATTTCTTATCtgtaatataaatttattttttatctgtaatATTTAAATCCCTCAGGGATTTcttttcaggaaaataaaacatttacgAATCAGGGTGTTAGTGTTTCTGTGTAATTGTTCAGTCCTTACTGAAAATTCAGTAAGCAAAGTAGCAAGATTGGAACTTGACTTGCAAGTACCAAGGAGAACAAAGCCTATGCCTACAGAGTGCTGTTGCTGGAGGGCAGGCAGAGTCAGTCTTACTCCTTCAGGAGCTGCAGAGGGGAGCTGGAGGTGTGGCTGAAAGAAAGAAGATAGGTCACGTTAAATGACAAAATTTGATTGATGGCTAATAGGCCAATAAGGTCAGTTAATTATTAATTgtacaatttttattattatttcattactaATTTTTGGTAGCATTTATTGTTGGGgttcatggtgtgtgtgtgtgtgtgtgtgacattttatttttaatcggTTCTGTGAAGGGAAAGTGTTAAGttggtgctttttaaaaatgtttaaaaaaggtgGTTTCCTGTAAAAGTGCTTGGGtcagttttcacttttttttgtttgcaaaccATCCGACTCAAATACATcaacaagaaataaataaaagttttaagcAAAGCATACAatcattaaatgtttattttattgcaatgtGTTAGTTGGTTTGTAAATTTGGCTATGAGTAAATAGCATAGATTTAAGTAAACGTGTGTTAAATTTGCAAAACaagtttcaaaaataaataaataatacaagttAATTTTGTCTATGAAGCAAAGCACTGCCGTGTGGACTAAATTATCGGGCTATGTGAAAAGAGTATTCATTTAAATCAGTTTGTTGTAGAGATAGGAACAAAAATACTTAAACCATTCTGTTTGGAATTCTCACGGCTGAATTTGAACAGACAAATTCTTATGAGGTGTTTGCCGTTCTGTCGCCGATGTGTAACTGACCAAGCAGATTGGACACTGGAATCAGCGGCCTGAGGCGGAGGTACAGACAGCCAATAGAATGCCGGCAAGTCCAACATCCTTACTCGATTGGTAAGTGAGAGGTCTGAGGAACACTTTTTCCAAGTTACCACACCATAATAGAT encodes:
- the LOC135236675 gene encoding extracellular calcium-sensing receptor-like; protein product: MVLALMAGDLTLAKGSSESGCTLQGTPRHASFSEPGDFVIGGFFNIHYNVITTDNNYTSRPKAPHCTGSLDFREVRFARTMVFAIKEINNSSELLPGVTLGYQIHDSCASVPVAVKVVFQLVNGIEPVFFPNQSCSESTTVHAVVGDSSSTSSIAMSRILGPFGIPQVSHYATCACLSDKLQYPTFSRTIPSDYYQAAALARLVKHFGWTWIGAVRSDTDYGNNGMAAFLQAAQAEGICVEYSEALYRTNPRAKVRRVAEVISRSTARVVVAFISPGDMLVLLSELEGRLMAPLQWIGSEDWVTDRMMSNFRLFAGAIGFGIPRSVIPGLRDFLLDLGPAQVSHSPLLTEFWESAFGCSLGGSQTAAGQKTCDGNQNLQDLQNPYTDTSHLRISNMVYKAVYAIAHAIHGIICTDEPNTPPHCNASIRVVPCQVTERLRKVNFSRNGYKVSFDANGDPVAIYELVNWQMMRDGHMEFVTVGHYDVSAPDGQVLIINKNITWAVGQPQVPVSVCSASCPPSTRKAVQRGRPVCCYDCVPCAEGEISNATDSLDCITCPADYWPNAEKDACVLKPVEFLSFHEVLGIILAACSVTGACMAFMVAVVFYRHRDTPIVKANNSELSFMLVFSLKLCFLCSLTFIGQPSDWSCMLRHTAFGITFVLCISCVLGKTLVVLMAFRATLPGSNVMKWFGPLHQRMSVLAFTLIQVLICVFWLTTCPPFPNKNMKHYKEKIILECDVGSTVGFWAVLGYIGLLSILCFVLAFLARKLPDNFNEAKFITFSMLIFCAVWITFIPAYVSSPGKFTVAVEIFAILASSFGLIVCIFFPKCFIILFRPEQNTKKHMMGKMPSKSF